A single region of the Triticum dicoccoides isolate Atlit2015 ecotype Zavitan chromosome 2B, WEW_v2.0, whole genome shotgun sequence genome encodes:
- the LOC119365685 gene encoding uncharacterized protein LOC119365685 isoform X2 yields the protein MEGTPVHHAGDRNMENAVHGATNEQELISPKSMVNAILGNIGLPDAKQTRTTRTTMDVTAWPLVSISLSLKLETPELTLAYECVQAETSIVRIPVRMMLDLLVEHLGLHKAI from the exons ATGGAGGGAACTCCTGTCCACCACGCCGGCGACAGGAACATGGAAAACGCAGTCCACGGTGCCACCAATGAACAAG AGCTGATCAGCCCAAAGTCTATGGTTAATGCCATTCTTGGTAACATTGGTCTGCCTGATGCAAAACAAACAAGGACTACAAGAACTACAATGGACGT GACTGCTTGGCCTCTCGTTTCGATTAGCCTATCATTAAAGTTGGAAACACCAGAATTGACGCTTGCGTATGAGTGTGTACAG GCCGAGACAAGCATTGTAAGGATCCCAGTTAGAATGATGCTTGATCTCCTGGTAGAGCATCTTGGGCTTCACAAGGCCATCTGA